The genomic region TGGGGGTCAACAAGCCCCAGCTTAACCATAAGCCCCCCTGCCGCCGCAGGGTGATAAAGAGGAAGATATTTTTTTATGATGGTCACCGACTGCATTGCATTGGCCGAGCCCCATATGTTTATGAGGTTTGCACAGACCAGCAGAACCAGAAATCCCAGAGCTATCTTTCGCCCCAGTTTCGGCCTGATGGTTCTCTGCCTGTTCTCAATGTACGATATCAGCGCATATTCCGCCGCAAAAGCACCGGCCAGACTGCCGATCACTATCGCCCACGTCACAAGGGGAAAGGAGACGATGTCGTCTGAAAAAACCAGTGTCAGAACTGCCATGTTGATGTGGAAGCGGTACTGCGCAAAAACCACCGTGTCGATGAAAAGAAAGATAAGCCCGCCGCTGCCTACAAGGGCGAATACCGTCCGGCGGATCACCCTGTTCGGGATATATGATGCCGCTATCAGAGGAAGCCCCATAACAAACGCCATGAAAAACATATGCCCCAGAGTTGATGTCAGCGCATATGTGAAAGAGAGCGCAGTGAAAGACTCTGCGGGGAAAAATTCATAAAATTTCAGAGAGATGATAATTGCCAAAGCTGAGTTGGCTATAACAAACCAAATGAAAGTCCGGAGTTTTGATGTCATAAATGCCTGTTAAAAGTTTTTTAACTGCACTAAACAATTGTATAATGCACCAACATATATACATCATTGCAGGAATAAATCAACTGTTTCGGATTTTTTAGAAATTTAAAAAGGGAATGGTTAAACCATCCCCTTCTCTTTCAATATCGCCAGAACTTTTGTGCTCTCCGCCAGTGCCATTGTTCCGCCCAGCATGACCGCAACGTGGCAGGCCTCGATTATCTCGTCCGCCGTAGCCCCGTTGTCGATGGCTCTTATGGTCTGGGACAGGATGCACCCCTCGCACCTGCTCACCAGCGCACCTACCATCGCCATCATCCTTTTCACCTTCGCAGGCAGTGCGCCGTCGCCGTATACGAAGGCATCGTTCTCCACGAACCTTTTCTCAAACTCCGGATACTGCCCCCGCATCTCTTTGGCCAGCGAAAATATCTGCTCTCTTCTCTCCAGAATGGACTGCATATCACACCTCCTGTTGCATTCTGCTTTTTTTTACTGTATAACCATCCATCAGTCCAACGAATGTATTTTATATTTTCAATCAAATTTGGTGATAGATGGAACTTTCGATAGATCTGCTCAGAACATTTGTTACGATAGCCAAGGTGAACAGCTACACCAAAGCATCATGCCTTCTGAACATGACCCAGTCAGCTGTCAGCATGCAGATGAAAAGGCTTGAGGAGCAGACGGGCACTCTGTTCATAAAACAGGGCAAGAGATTCAGCATCAGCCCCACCGGAGAAAGACTTCTGGAGCATGCGGTGCGGATTCTGAAAGCCCACGACGATGCGCTCACAGTCATAGCAAATCCCGACATCCACGACTACATCCGTGTCTGCTCTCCGGAGCTTTACGCATCCTCCATTCTGCCCAACGCACTCAGAAAATTTTATGCGAAGTTCCCCAACTCAAGGATAGATTTCTCAACCAACACCAAGGAGAACATGCTCCGGAAGGTTGAGAACGGAGATCTGGACATAGCCATTGTTGCCGACATGCCCGAACCCCACGAAAAGATATACAGCGAAAAGGTGGTCTGGGTGACATCCCCCTGCAAAGGTGCGGCAATGACACGCCCCCTGCCGCTGGCTGTCTATCCGGAAGGATGCCACATCAGAAGATGGTGCATAGAGTCACTGGAAAAGGCGGGAATACCCTACAGGGTCTCATTCGTCGCATCCAGCGCATTTGCGATACTGTCCGCCGTCCGTGCGGGTATCGCAGTTGCTCCCGTGGGCTATTCCAGAGTGAACGGCGAAGAGGAGCTTTACACGGTTCTGAACAACCTGCCCGCTCTGCCGGACAACACCCTGTCCATAGTCACCGCACAGAATCTGCGCTCACTTTCGGCGCAGACGCTTATCTCATACGTAAGGGAAGAGTTCGTGAACCGTTCTAAAATGATGTAAGGAGGACACATGGAAGGATACAGATTTTCTCTGGACTTCAAGGTCAGGGACTACGAATGCGATATGGAAGGCATTGTGAACAACGCCGTCTACATGAACTATCTGGAGCACGCCCGCCATGAGTTTCTGCACAGCATCGGCATAAACTTCGCCGAGATGACCGCCAAAGGCATCATCATGATAGTAACCCGTGCGGAGCTTGACTACAAAAGTTCCCTGAGAAGCGGCGACACCTTCACCGTGTGCATCAATGTCGAGAGGGAGTCGAAACTGCGCTTCACATTTGTTCAGGATATTTTTAACAGTGACGGAAAACTTGTTCTGAAGGCAAAGATAACCGGCACTGCCATTAATGAAAAAGGAAGACCCGATATGCCCGCAGAACTTCTGCAGGCGTTCGGATTATAAGAGGTGGATATATGATTGACTTCATCGTAAACGAATCCAAATGTATCTCATGCAAAGAATGCGTGGCGGACTGCCCCGCTGTAATCATCGAGCTTGAAGACAAAATTCCCTTCATAAAGCCCGAGAACGAGAAAAAATGCTACAGATGTCAGCACTGTCTGGCGATCTGCCCCACAGCGGCAATCTCCATTCTGGGAGTTGATCCCGAAACCTGCGTAAACCCTGACAAAGCGGCGGGCTTTGAGCAGGTCGACGCTCTCATCCGCACCAGACGCTCTGTCCGCAGATTTAAAGACAAAGACGTTGCACCCGAAACCTTCGACAAAATAGCCAAAGCTGCCGCAAACGCACCCACAGGCAAAAACGACCATCAGGTTCAGTTCGTGGTTGTGGACACCAGAGAGCAGATGGCTAAGTTCAAGGAACTGGTCATTTCCACAATCGAAAAAGCAGAACAGGAAGGCAGACTGGACGAACACAGCGCAATCTTCGCAGTTTTCGCCAAGCATTTCAGAAACGGAAAAGACATTATTTTCAGAGGCGCACCCCACATAATGTTCTCCGTCACTCCTAAATCAGCCCCCACTCCCGTTGCCGACGGCTTCATAGCACTCAGCTATGCAGAGCTCGCAGCCGCTTCCGCAGGTCTGGGCACAGTATGGGCAGGATTTGTGATGTGGCTTGTTGCGGCCTTCCCCGAAATTCTCACTGAAATCGGCATCGGCGAGGACATGAACGTTGCATATGCACTGCTTTACGGTGAGCCTTCAATAAAATATCACAGAGGCGTGAAAAGGGACGAAATTACTGTCAGAAAAGTGAAACTGGCGTAAGCCACACTTTTCACAAATACTTTAAGTTCAAATAAACTTGCGAACGGTAAATTTCTCTGTTACTTTTTCCGTATGAACGGCAATATGCCCAAACTGCCTCTGGCAGGGGGATTCAGACCGTTAACGGGAAACTCGCCCCGAATGGGGCGGCAGAAATCGGACACCGCTCTTCATTCGCCATGATCGGTTTTCGATTGGTAAGTCATGGCGAAATAAGTTTATAGGACTAGCAGAAGTATTATGAACATTTATGTAGGCAACCTTCCTTACAAAGCCACTGAAGACGAACTGCGCAATATGTTCGAGTCTTTCGGCGAGGTAAGCTCTGTGAGAATCATCACAGACCACGAAAGCGGACGCTCTAAAGGATTCGCTTTTGTTGAAATGGCAAACAATGAGCAGGGCGCAGCAGCCATTGAGGAACTGAACGGTGTTGACTTTATCGGACGCCCCCTTACTGTTAACGAGGCTCGTCCCAGACAGGAACGCAGCAGCGGAGACAGAGACAGATCCAGAGGCGGCGGACGCCCCAACCCCCGCGAAGGACGCGGCGGATACGGCGGCGGCAATCGCTACTAATTAAGAAAATGCCGGAACGGTTTTCCGTTCCGGCTTTATTTTTTCATGACCTCCTCAGCCACATAACCCCTTATTCCGTCAGGAGTCTTTGCCGAGGCAAATCTTACTGTTCTTTTTCTGTCCCTGCTCACCAGAAACTTTGTGAAATTCCATTTTATGGCCTTCGTTCCCATTGTTCCCGGCGCAAGCTCTTTCAGCTCTTTAAACAGCGGGTGGGCATCCTCGCCGTTGACCTCCACCTTTGCAAATACCGGAAAGGTCACAGTGTAGTTGCAGGACAGAAAATCTTCGATATCCTTCTCAGTGCCCGGTTCCTGTTCGCCGAACTGGTTGCAGGGGAACCCAAGCACCTCGAAACCTTCATCCTTAAACTGACGGTAAAGCTCCTCCAGCCCCTCATACTGCGGGGTGAAGCCGCAGCGGCTGGCAGTGTTCACTATAAGGAGCACCTTGCCGTCATAGTCCCTGAGATTCTTCATCTCTCCGCTCAAGAGCGGGAGTTTATAGTCCATTTTAAGCATATGGATCACCTATACTTTTAATATCAATCATTTTTCACTCTGCGCAACCTGTATTTTCCGCCGAACATTCTTGACATAAGGGCAATCATGACGAATATAGATATATGCCGGAGGAAACATTGAGGCGCATATTTCTGTTTCTCGTTATTATAGCATGGGCAGCCCCGCTTTTCGCTGCAGAAAGAAAAACTCTTTCGCTGTACAGTGTGATCGATGCCGCCCTTGTTCAGGACGAGGAATATAACATCGTAAAGCAGGACAGGGACTCAGCCGTCAATAAAATTGAAGAGGCTCTGGATACCTTCATACCCACCGTTCGGGCATCAGCAACCCTCAACTCAGTGGACAAGACCCGTGACGGATACAAGGAACTTCCGCTGTACAACGTTCCCAGCGCAAAGATTCGCCTGCATCAGGTGCTCTTCTCCGATTCAAAGTTCGCCGCAATGTCCACAAACGAGAACAGAGCTAAAGCCCAGAGACTGGTTGCGGAGGTTCTGAGGTCAGATATTATCTCCGCCGCATCAGGCAGCTACTGCGATGTTATCCGCTATGCCCGCCTTCTGCGCAACGCCGAGGCCGCCAATAAAAAGATTAAAGAGAATGCTGTCAGGTTTAAAATAAAGAATCCCGTCTATTACGACACAAAGCCGGCTCTGCGCAACCTTGCGGAATCATACACGAACCTTGCGGACATGACCGCAGTTAAGGATATAACCTCATACAC from Seleniivibrio woodruffii harbors:
- a CDS encoding carboxymuconolactone decarboxylase family protein, which encodes MQSILERREQIFSLAKEMRGQYPEFEKRFVENDAFVYGDGALPAKVKRMMAMVGALVSRCEGCILSQTIRAIDNGATADEIIEACHVAVMLGGTMALAESTKVLAILKEKGMV
- a CDS encoding LysR family transcriptional regulator — encoded protein: MELSIDLLRTFVTIAKVNSYTKASCLLNMTQSAVSMQMKRLEEQTGTLFIKQGKRFSISPTGERLLEHAVRILKAHDDALTVIANPDIHDYIRVCSPELYASSILPNALRKFYAKFPNSRIDFSTNTKENMLRKVENGDLDIAIVADMPEPHEKIYSEKVVWVTSPCKGAAMTRPLPLAVYPEGCHIRRWCIESLEKAGIPYRVSFVASSAFAILSAVRAGIAVAPVGYSRVNGEEELYTVLNNLPALPDNTLSIVTAQNLRSLSAQTLISYVREEFVNRSKMM
- a CDS encoding acyl-CoA thioesterase — protein: MEGYRFSLDFKVRDYECDMEGIVNNAVYMNYLEHARHEFLHSIGINFAEMTAKGIIMIVTRAELDYKSSLRSGDTFTVCINVERESKLRFTFVQDIFNSDGKLVLKAKITGTAINEKGRPDMPAELLQAFGL
- a CDS encoding nitroreductase family protein, which codes for MIDFIVNESKCISCKECVADCPAVIIELEDKIPFIKPENEKKCYRCQHCLAICPTAAISILGVDPETCVNPDKAAGFEQVDALIRTRRSVRRFKDKDVAPETFDKIAKAAANAPTGKNDHQVQFVVVDTREQMAKFKELVISTIEKAEQEGRLDEHSAIFAVFAKHFRNGKDIIFRGAPHIMFSVTPKSAPTPVADGFIALSYAELAAASAGLGTVWAGFVMWLVAAFPEILTEIGIGEDMNVAYALLYGEPSIKYHRGVKRDEITVRKVKLA
- a CDS encoding RNA recognition motif domain-containing protein, translated to MNIYVGNLPYKATEDELRNMFESFGEVSSVRIITDHESGRSKGFAFVEMANNEQGAAAIEELNGVDFIGRPLTVNEARPRQERSSGDRDRSRGGGRPNPREGRGGYGGGNRY
- a CDS encoding glutathione peroxidase, coding for MLKMDYKLPLLSGEMKNLRDYDGKVLLIVNTASRCGFTPQYEGLEELYRQFKDEGFEVLGFPCNQFGEQEPGTEKDIEDFLSCNYTVTFPVFAKVEVNGEDAHPLFKELKELAPGTMGTKAIKWNFTKFLVSRDRKRTVRFASAKTPDGIRGYVAEEVMKK